Proteins from a single region of Clupea harengus chromosome 5, Ch_v2.0.2, whole genome shotgun sequence:
- the LOC116220611 gene encoding uncharacterized protein LOC116220611: MQGLVLIVPLIPLLLFQCLCWVSEEASLLLIHLTFTLFGISEFIPAFCLLTDNLQKPTVSVHHDRTNKLLDIVCEIPKQSWNVTGCQFYSGHGENFYPTAKIASGNCHFFSVDEDDLFRRLQSVRSREVSCDYTVNTEPSSLSPRSDPYTFTGFLATVNQPLTKNTPLTSPEAGLRPQSTPVELKVATRGDAHTATVSPGSTLHLTSEYTMDASVSPGSTLHLHSEYTMDASGK, encoded by the exons ATGCAAG GTCTGGTGTTAATcgtccctctcatccctcttctcctgtttcagtgtttgtgctgggTGAGTGAAGAAGCATCACTACTGTTAATTCACTTAACATTCACTCTGTTTGGCATTTCTGAGTTCATTCCTGCCTTCTGTCTGCTGACAGATAATTTGCAGAAACCCACGGTAAGCGTGCATCATGACCGAACAAATAAGCTGCTCGACATTGTTTGTGAAATACCCAAGCAGTCCTGGAACGTCACCGGATGCCAGTTTTATTCTGGACATGGGGAGAACTTTTACCCGACAGCTAAAATAGCATCTGGAaactgccattttttttctgtggacgAGGATGATTTATTCAGACGTCTGCAGTcagtgaggagcagagaggtgagCTGTGATTATACAGTGAACACAGAACCTTCATCTCTATCTCCACGCAGTGACCCATACACCTTTACAG GATTTCTTGCAACAGTAAACCAGCCCCTGACCAAAAATACTCCTTTAACATCACCAGAAGCAG GTTTAAGGCCTCAATCTACACCAGTTGAGCTCAAAGTTGCCACAAGAGGTGatgcacacactgccacag TCTCTCCAGGTTCAACCCTTCACCTTACTTCAGAGTACACTATGGATGCTTCAG TGTCTCCAGGTTCAACCCTTCACCTTCATTCAGAGTACACCATGGATGCCTCAGGTAAGTGA